AGCCGACAGCGCCTGCGCCATCTTGGCGCGCGGGCGGCGCCGGCGGGGCCCGCCCTCCCTCTTCCGGCGGCGCGGAAGTGGCGTCCTAATGCTGCCATAGAGCCAGGGGTAGAGTGGGCACGTCTCGTCATAGCGATGACTTCCGGGTGGTCGTAAAGTCCGTACAGCGCCCCCTCGCGGGCTGTAGGGCTCACCACCGCAGAGCCCATAAGACCTCCTGCCTCTATATGGGCAATAGGgacacccccaccccctccccggTTCTATAGGGGCCATACAGCCCCCCCCCACGTATCACAGCCCTCATACCCCCTCCAGGGACCCCCAATCACCCTCCGGGGACCCCAGCCCACCCCCAAGCTCCACAGGCACCCCCAGGTGGGTGCTTTATAGGGGTCCCCCTGGATCTATAGGGTCCATAGGACCCCACAAGCTCTTCAGAAGCCCCAAACACCACCCCACCCGCCCTCAGCACCGGGCGGCTCCTCGTTAACAAACGTTTATTTCCCACGGGACCGTTTCCGTACAAAACCGGGGAGGAGcaggggggggaaggggggggtaGTGGCCGGCCCCTTTAAGTGGAGCGGCCCCTTTAAGTGGGGCCGGTGGGCGGGGCCTGTGAGAGAGGGCGGGGCTTAGGGCGAGGGGCGGGGCGTACGTGAGTGCCAGCAGGGAGGGGCGGGGCTTCGCGCTGAGGGCCCAGCCCTCAGGAGCCCGTTGATTGGCAGAAAGCCGGGAAGGGGCGGGGCCAGACGGGGGCGGGGCCAAGGCTTCCCTGAGGGGCGGGGCTAAGGAGACACCTTAAAAGGGCCACACAGTGGGAGAACCCCGCCAAAGGGCGGTGCCCGACCGAGGGCCTCCAAGGTGGGGTCCACCCATGGGGCGTCTTAAAAGGGCAACGCCACCTTTAAGAAGAGCTCGCCCGTTTTAACAGCCTCAGAACGGGATCCTGTGGGGCCCACCTCAACCAGCCATCGGGGTGTTGGGAGTGGGGGGGGCCTTAAAAGGGCCACGCAGTGAGGGAGGGTCCTTAAAAGGGCCGCACCCGAAGGGCCCTAAAGGGGCAGCACTCAGGGGTCATCCTCCATGCTGAGGCTGCTACGGGGGCTGGAGGCACGGGAGGGCCCCGGGGAGGCAAGGAGGGCGCCGGGGGGGCCGAGGGGTGACAGCGCCCCCCCGTCGTCCATCAGGATGTCATCGAAGCTCCCCTCtggcccccccagccccaggggcaGGCCCAGGCCAGGGGGCAGGTCATCAGCCACCGCCAGGTCCAGGAGGCACTGGGGAGTGGGGGGGCCCCcggggggaaaggggggaccCCCAGGGGCCTCCTCGCACCCCCCCTCGGCTGCTGGTGCCACCGGAGGAGTGAGGGGGAGCCCAtgtagctgtgcctgcagctccagctcctgggagGGCAGTGGGGTTAGAGACCCATGGGCCCCCAAAATACCCCCCATTGGCCCCAGAATACCCCCATGggccccaaaacacccccatATGCCCAAAAACACCTCCAATGGgccccaaaacaacccccaatggccccaaaacaaaccccaataGGCCCCAAAACACCTCCCAGACCCATAGATCCCCCAGATCCCAACCAGCCTCCCAACAACTCTCCTAttcccccagctctgctccccttgACCCCTTGGGCAGCCCTCTGCAGTGGGTTGGCAAGCCCTTAAaacccccataaccccccacTTCtgcccatcccagccccatagcATCTCCATAGCCCCCTCTGAACCTGTAACCCTGCCATCCCAGCCCCACAAACCCCCCAGTtctccccttcccagccccatAGACCACCTCCCCAGCTCCATAGAGCCCCACCCCCAGACCTGGACCCGGAGTTGGAGGCTCCGGTTTGCCTGTTCCAGACGCTGCTggtgcagctccagctcccgGGAACGCTGCGTCTCCTTCTGCAGTTTACGGATATAATCCACTGAGGCCTTCAGGATGGTGCCCTTATTCCAGCGCATTTCCCTATGACATCGGGATACTGTTGGGGCCACCATAGGGACCCCAAACCACCCACAAGGGCACCTATGGGGGTGGTTTGGCGTCCCTATGCTGGCCCCTCATACAACCCACATGGGCTCCTcagtgcccccccccccccattgggTCCATGAAAGAGCAGAATCCCCACTCACGGGTCATTGGATTTAGGGATGAGGGTCCCCAGTTCCTTGATGCGGTCATTGATGTTGAAGCGTCTGCGCCTCTCGACtaggaggggaggggaaagctGTCAGCCCCATGGCGTGTGTGACCCCCCTCCAGACCCACAGGCCCCCCCAGGCCTCCTGCTCACTCAGGTTGTGGTTGTCCTTCTTCTGGCGCTCCTTCAGCAGCGCCTTCGCCTCCGTTTCTAAGGGGGGTTTGGGTTAGAAAGCGTAAAGGAAGCCCAATTTCTCCCACCCCACAGGGACACGATTCCACCTGCGTGTCCCATAGGGACACCCTAGAGACCTCTCCCAGTCTTCCTCTGTTTCATAATGATCCTTAAGACCTACCCATACCGCATATGGGCACCCCTCCCACACCCCTTCCAGCTACAGAAGAAGCCCACACACACGCCCAGCAGGACCCTTaatccccttccctgccccatagagaccccccccaaaccccttctgCCCCATAGCCCTCACCCAGCCTCACACCAAGCTGCATAGGCCATAGTGACAACCCCCCAGACCCCTTCCAGCCACAGAAgaacccccacacacacccaaCAGGACCGTTGacccccttccctgccccatagccctCACCCAGCCCAACAGACCATAgtgccccccacccccaatCCCGTTCCAGCCACATAAGGACCCCCCCACCCAATAGGTCCCATAGGTACCCCCCCCATACCCGAGAGCTCGGCCTTGACACGGGGCAGCTCGGccgggcaggagctgctgccgcCCTGGGGGGGGCTGAACACCTCCAACAGGGGCGCAGGGGCCGGCAGCTGTGGAGGGGGCGTGGTCAGcgtggccacgccccctcccctAGACCACGCCCCCTCCCCTCCAGCTCATTGCCCATGCAGGCGATCAGGCCCCGCCCATACGTGTAAGCCCCGCCCCCATGAGCAGGCTCCGCCCCCTCTCGGTAGGGATAGGCCACGCCCACCGCCAGGCTCCGCCTACCCAGAACCCCACTGCCCTTACATACGACCAGGCCCCGCCTATAAGGAGGCCACGCCCCCGATGGGCGGGGCTGTGGCACACCCCCCTCCAATGACACCCCTTGCTGCCAGAGGGGTGTTGCCACGCCCCCCCCGGTGAAAGGGGCGTGGCTTGCGGAAAGCCCCGCCCCCAAGGTCCTTAAAGCGGCCACGCACCGTGCTGGGGAGCTGGAGGCCGCCCTCAGCCGGGCCGAAGCTGAGCAGCTCGTCATAGCTGGACTCGAGGCTGATGATCTCATCGATGACATCATCAAtctggagggagaaggaaaagaactaCAAATACCCGTCCTGGTGGCCAGGATCCCTCCCCCCCATGACATCACAGCCGCCCATGTGACATCACAGCTCCTCCATGTGACATCACAGCTCGTCCATGTGACACCGCAGCCCTCCCACATGACATTATGGCTCCCCACGTACCACAGTCCCCCTCAATGACATCATAGTCACTCAATGACATCACAGCACCCCCTATGACATCACAGCACCACCCCTCCCCCCAGTCCTCCTCCATCGCTCACCTCCTTCTCGGAGCCAGGCCCGATGTGGAGCAGGGTgagggggctgtggggtggggggggggcgggggggggccccggggggctgggggggcccCGGCCCAGGGCGGAGGAGAGGTACTGCCGGACCTGCTGCCGCTGCGCCGCCCGCAGGTGGTACCGGGTGGGGTTCTCCAGGTGGGTCTGGACCTGGGGGGGGAACAGGGAGGAGTCAGGGCACCCCCTTCCCTGAGACCCAGAGACTcccgttcccagcactgccccatATCCCCCTGCCCAGAGACCCCCCCATATCCCCTACCCCAGAGAcacccccccatatccccccgCCCAGAGGCCCCCCATATTCCCCTGCCCCCCCCAATTGGGGTCCCCCATTTCCCACCACAGCCCCCCCCATCACACCCATGTCCCCCTATGGTGGGGGGGGTCTCACCTTGAGCACCTCGGGGGGCACATGGGGGGGTGCCCGTGGCTGGGGCGCCCCCACAGCGATGGCGGGGGAGGGGCCGGGGGCCGCAGGGGGGCCAGGGGGGCCCCTCCGCTCccgctgctcctgctcctgcgCCTGCGCCCGCATCAGCTGCTGCCGCAGCAGCACCCGCGACGAGGGGGGGGCCGCGGGGGGGGCTGCCATGGCCGTGGAGGGGGCCGGGCCCGTGCTGCAATAGGGGGGGTTAATGGGGGGGCACACAGAGGGGTTGTGGGGGAGAGTTATGGGGGGGGGTCACAGGTAcctgtggggcaggggctgaCTCTTGAGGCAGTAGAAGGTGCCGGGGGGGTCCGAGGGGGGGACGTCTCCAGGGGCGTCCGCGGGTGGGTCGCTGGGGGGATCCCCCCCAGGGGTGTCCCACTCGATGTCAGCCACAATCCCCGACTCAGGCA
This genomic interval from Strigops habroptila isolate Jane unplaced genomic scaffold, bStrHab1.2.pri NW_022045577.1_ctg1, whole genome shotgun sequence contains the following:
- the TFE3 gene encoding transcription factor E3 yields the protein MSRGATEGAPAPPPAPPPPGRPTVYVLLEGPSTPDTLRLLSLSSVLPESGIVADIEWDTPGGDPPSDPPADAPGDVPPSDPPGTFYCLKSQPLPHSTGPAPSTAMAAPPAAPPSSRVLLRQQLMRAQAQEQEQRERRGPPGPPAAPGPSPAIAVGAPQPRAPPHVPPEVLKVQTHLENPTRYHLRAAQRQQVRQYLSSALGRGPPSPPGPPPAPPPPHSPLTLLHIGPGSEKEIDDVIDEIISLESSYDELLSFGPAEGGLQLPSTLPAPAPLLEVFSPPQGGSSSCPAELPRVKAELSETEAKALLKERQKKDNHNLIERRRRFNINDRIKELGTLIPKSNDPEMRWNKGTILKASVDYIRKLQKETQRSRELELHQQRLEQANRSLQLRVQELELQAQLHGLPLTPPVAPAAEGGCEEAPGGPPFPPGGPPTPQCLLDLAVADDLPPGLGLPLGLGGPEGSFDDILMDDGGALSPLGPPGALLASPGPSRASSPRSSLSMEDDP